In Moorella sp. Hama-1, a single genomic region encodes these proteins:
- a CDS encoding bifunctional 4-hydroxy-2-oxoglutarate aldolase/2-dehydro-3-deoxy-phosphogluconate aldolase — MQKLKVMQRIIDCGIVAVVRAENPEQALKIAGAVKAGGVEAIEITLTVPGALDVIRELATTYREGEILIGAGTVLDATTARMAILAGAEFLVSPCLDVEMVKTCNRYQKVCMAGAMSIREIVEVMEAGSDFVKFFPGSAFGPEMVKAIKGPLPQAPIIPTGGVSLENVAQWIKAGCEAVGVGGELIKGAKTGDYELVEETARKFVSAIRAARGL, encoded by the coding sequence ATGCAAAAACTAAAGGTAATGCAGAGGATTATTGACTGCGGTATTGTAGCGGTAGTAAGGGCCGAGAATCCCGAGCAGGCGCTAAAGATTGCCGGGGCGGTAAAAGCAGGAGGGGTGGAGGCTATTGAAATCACCTTAACTGTACCGGGGGCCCTGGACGTTATCCGGGAACTGGCCACCACCTACCGGGAAGGTGAAATCTTAATTGGTGCCGGTACAGTCCTGGATGCTACTACTGCCAGGATGGCCATCCTGGCCGGGGCCGAATTCCTCGTCAGCCCCTGCCTGGACGTGGAGATGGTAAAGACCTGCAACCGCTACCAGAAGGTCTGCATGGCCGGGGCCATGTCCATAAGAGAAATAGTTGAAGTTATGGAAGCGGGCAGCGATTTCGTTAAGTTTTTCCCAGGCAGCGCTTTTGGCCCGGAAATGGTTAAAGCAATCAAAGGGCCATTGCCCCAGGCGCCAATTATACCCACCGGTGGTGTCAGCCTGGAAAACGTCGCCCAGTGGATTAAAGCCGGATGCGAAGCTGTAGGAGTCGGCGGCGAGTTGATCAAAGGAGCCAAAACCGGCGATTACGAGCTGGTAGAAGAAACAGCCCGGAAGTTTGTATCCGCCATCCGGGCCGCCAGGGGATTATAG
- a CDS encoding ROK family transcriptional regulator: MGNEVGNLQLVKKLNRIGILNIIREHNTISRQQLAKLTGLTPAAITGIIRDLVATGYVVETGFGKSSGGRRPVKLQFNPDSGYVFGAEITRKNATLGVVNLDAKPVMLKQYSIDMTEPQQGLDLLADEVAKMIIESGIDRKKILGMGVAYPGLVDITTKVVKRSSNLGNKWRDISIENWLQDKIGIKVFVENNSNAAALAEYILGRGKETKNMAYINLGEGISAGIILNGMLAYGFKGYTGEIGHLVIYEDGPLCNCGNNGCLESLYAVPALVRKANNELALYNQKDTLKAIWLEKGNVTIEDIIANANEANTYAWELVRQAGWYIGKGVAAIINVFNPEAIFIGGILAEAGNTLMEPLTESVQKHALPELIREVKIELSSMRKNTGFYGACAVAIKALFEGGGDALLDV; this comes from the coding sequence ATGGGCAATGAAGTAGGAAATCTGCAACTAGTAAAGAAGCTAAACCGGATTGGCATCCTTAATATTATCAGGGAGCATAATACCATCTCTCGACAGCAATTAGCTAAGTTGACCGGTCTTACGCCGGCGGCGATAACGGGAATTATCCGTGATCTGGTTGCAACAGGCTACGTTGTTGAAACAGGATTTGGAAAATCTAGCGGTGGAAGGCGCCCTGTTAAGTTGCAATTTAACCCGGATTCCGGTTATGTATTTGGGGCTGAAATAACAAGAAAAAATGCTACTTTGGGGGTAGTGAACCTCGACGCAAAACCTGTGATGCTAAAACAATATAGTATTGACATGACTGAGCCTCAGCAAGGACTAGACCTGCTTGCAGACGAAGTTGCAAAAATGATAATTGAAAGCGGCATTGATAGAAAGAAAATCTTGGGTATGGGAGTGGCCTACCCGGGATTGGTTGACATTACTACAAAGGTAGTAAAACGTTCATCCAATTTAGGTAACAAATGGCGTGATATTTCAATAGAAAACTGGCTGCAGGATAAAATTGGAATTAAGGTCTTTGTTGAAAATAATTCTAATGCGGCAGCTTTGGCTGAATATATTTTAGGCCGGGGTAAAGAAACTAAAAATATGGCCTATATTAACTTGGGCGAAGGTATCAGTGCGGGTATTATTCTTAATGGTATGCTGGCTTATGGGTTTAAAGGCTATACCGGCGAAATCGGCCATCTTGTTATATACGAAGACGGTCCTCTTTGTAACTGCGGTAATAATGGTTGCCTTGAAAGTTTGTATGCGGTACCAGCACTGGTACGCAAGGCTAATAATGAGCTTGCTTTATATAATCAAAAAGATACTTTGAAAGCAATATGGTTAGAAAAGGGTAATGTTACGATAGAAGATATTATTGCAAATGCTAATGAAGCTAATACATATGCCTGGGAACTAGTACGGCAGGCTGGTTGGTATATTGGCAAAGGTGTGGCGGCCATTATTAATGTGTTTAATCCGGAAGCTATTTTTATTGGTGGCATTTTAGCCGAAGCTGGCAATACTTTGATGGAACCGTTGACTGAAAGTGTACAAAAACATGCTTTACCGGAGCTAATACGTGAGGTGAAAATTGAACTTTCATCCATGAGGAAGAATACAGGTTTTTATGGTGCGTGTGCTGTGGCAATCAAAGCTCTTTTTGAGGGAGGGGGCGATGCACTGTTGGATGTTTAA
- a CDS encoding FadR/GntR family transcriptional regulator, which yields MYPPAPTAASLAAERRSEADILALEEAEKRLEGEIALGAITVDPDYQFHYRIALATQNPIFSQAYTTIAPILQEYFQLSLRYGRTLPWHRELVVEEHRNIIESIRKQQPRDARRAMIKHINNVAGRVRHLESLTQGEKTAEGQPPTGGDEDQ from the coding sequence TTGTACCCGCCAGCCCCTACGGCGGCCAGCCTGGCGGCCGAAAGAAGAAGCGAGGCAGATATTTTAGCCCTGGAAGAGGCCGAAAAACGCCTGGAAGGGGAGATCGCCCTGGGGGCGATTACCGTCGACCCTGACTACCAGTTTCACTATCGCATCGCCCTGGCCACCCAGAACCCGATTTTCTCCCAGGCCTATACCACCATCGCCCCTATATTACAGGAGTACTTTCAATTGAGCTTGCGCTACGGTAGAACCCTACCATGGCACCGGGAACTAGTTGTCGAAGAACACCGGAATATCATCGAAAGCATTCGCAAACAGCAACCGCGGGACGCCCGGCGGGCCATGATTAAACATATCAATAACGTGGCCGGCCGGGTCAGGCACCTTGAGAGCCTGACCCAGGGCGAAAAAACCGCAGAGGGGCAGCCCCCTACCGGCGGAGATGAAGATCAGTAG
- a CDS encoding DUF438 domain-containing protein, whose translation MTELINNQDHRKEALKEIIRELHQGKSVAEVKARFNELIKDVAPAEISLMEQALINEGLPVEEVQRLCDVHAAVFKESLEKAPQPETIPGHPVHTFKEENRALEKLMKKEIQPLLAELERAPAAGEKELVLQLAEKLNLLRDVDKHYSRKENLLFPYLERYQIVGPPKVMWGVDDEIRELIKGARDLAVNYPPGHKKELIAKTEAALAKIKEMIFKEERILFPMALESLTEDEWYRILQDSPEIGYCLIEPREEWRPAQAKTNPAATIAGEETRGYIKFDTGILTPREISLIFDHLPVDITFVDKDNIVKYFSNTRERIFTRSRAVIGRRVENCHPPASVQVVEKLVDDFRSGRKDSEAFWLHLGDKYVLIQYFAVRDEQGDFAGTLEVSMDIKPLQAISGEKRIMD comes from the coding sequence ATGACTGAACTGATTAACAATCAGGACCACCGCAAAGAGGCTTTAAAAGAAATAATCCGGGAACTGCACCAGGGCAAGAGCGTGGCCGAGGTCAAGGCCAGGTTCAATGAACTGATCAAAGACGTGGCCCCGGCGGAGATCTCCCTCATGGAGCAGGCCCTGATCAACGAGGGACTGCCGGTAGAGGAGGTCCAGCGCCTCTGCGACGTCCACGCGGCGGTCTTCAAGGAGTCCCTGGAAAAAGCGCCCCAACCGGAGACCATCCCCGGCCACCCGGTCCATACCTTTAAAGAGGAGAACCGGGCCCTGGAGAAATTGATGAAAAAGGAAATCCAGCCCTTGCTGGCGGAGTTGGAACGGGCGCCGGCGGCGGGGGAAAAGGAACTGGTCCTGCAGCTGGCGGAGAAGCTTAACCTCCTCCGGGATGTGGATAAGCATTACAGCCGCAAAGAGAATCTCCTCTTCCCCTACCTGGAACGCTACCAGATTGTCGGGCCGCCCAAGGTCATGTGGGGTGTCGACGACGAGATCCGGGAACTCATAAAGGGAGCCCGGGACCTGGCGGTGAATTATCCTCCGGGTCATAAGAAAGAGCTCATTGCTAAAACGGAGGCCGCCCTGGCTAAGATCAAGGAAATGATCTTTAAGGAAGAAAGGATTCTCTTCCCCATGGCCCTGGAAAGCCTGACGGAGGATGAATGGTACCGGATACTCCAGGACAGCCCCGAAATCGGCTACTGTCTGATTGAGCCCCGGGAGGAGTGGCGGCCGGCGCAGGCTAAAACTAATCCCGCGGCGACTATTGCCGGCGAGGAGACCCGGGGTTATATCAAGTTTGATACCGGCATCCTGACCCCCCGGGAGATCAGCCTGATCTTCGATCACCTGCCAGTAGATATAACTTTCGTCGATAAGGATAATATTGTCAAGTATTTCTCCAACACCCGGGAGCGCATCTTCACCCGCAGCCGGGCGGTCATCGGCCGCCGGGTGGAAAACTGCCATCCACCGGCCAGCGTCCAGGTGGTGGAAAAACTCGTCGACGATTTCCGCAGCGGCCGCAAAGACAGCGAAGCCTTCTGGCTGCACCTGGGGGACAAGTACGTCCTCATCCAGTACTTTGCCGTCCGGGACGAGCAGGGCGACTTCGCCGGCACCCTGGAAGTGAGTATGGATATTAAACCCCTGCAGGCCATCAGCGGGGAAAAGCGGATTATGGATTAA
- a CDS encoding tagaturonate epimerase family protein, translating into MFEETNKMLSSIIEEMGEKTRQNKYIYPKSLQRLEKGYITLAKIGGEKVLLLINATNWLGYNDFSGNEMKIGGSKVKIAPTNHENACALRWYFPFTAPMPLGNNGCSMGMGDRLGLATPGHVRAIDGTGIKPVFAQQSIRELTLTGRSFTEVLDDVTWGVFQEGYQSGFGADGDHLKHENEVKEALDAGYTMITLDCSEKLDNTIGTKASSEIAEVYNKQKTDIAYKLEDIYLEKNLTFGRYKLYLDELNFKKIVLTYLPAINHIENIYKNNIMSRCKEIDFEISIDETTFPTSPEAHFFVAAELERRDIKVTSIAPRFIGEFQKGIDYIGDISKFEKQFMIHAAIAAFFGYKLSIHSGSDKFKVFPIIGKYTRERLHLKTAGTSWLEALKVVARYQPQLLCAMYRHALMHVDKARSYYQVGMDITKMPAPETVTEDNVKSILRQDDTRQLMHITYGFFLHPEAGVFREKIYSLLKNNEEAYLDILKKHFSKHIELINMGQSSKGGMR; encoded by the coding sequence GTGTTTGAGGAAACAAATAAGATGCTATCTTCAATAATAGAAGAGATGGGGGAAAAAACTAGACAGAACAAATATATTTATCCTAAATCATTACAAAGGCTTGAAAAAGGGTATATAACTTTGGCCAAAATAGGAGGTGAAAAGGTTTTATTGCTTATTAATGCCACTAACTGGCTCGGCTACAACGATTTTTCCGGCAATGAAATGAAAATTGGAGGGAGTAAAGTAAAAATAGCTCCTACCAACCATGAAAACGCATGCGCCTTACGCTGGTACTTTCCTTTTACAGCACCGATGCCCCTTGGTAATAACGGCTGTAGTATGGGAATGGGAGACAGATTGGGTTTAGCAACACCAGGTCATGTGAGAGCCATTGACGGTACAGGGATTAAACCTGTTTTTGCTCAACAATCGATACGGGAGCTGACTTTAACCGGCAGGAGTTTTACTGAGGTCTTAGATGATGTAACTTGGGGAGTGTTTCAAGAAGGTTACCAAAGTGGCTTTGGGGCGGATGGAGATCATCTTAAACATGAAAATGAAGTCAAAGAAGCTTTGGACGCAGGTTATACTATGATTACCTTGGATTGCTCCGAAAAACTAGATAACACTATTGGTACTAAAGCGTCAAGCGAAATAGCGGAGGTCTATAATAAGCAAAAAACTGATATAGCATATAAGCTAGAAGATATTTACTTAGAAAAAAACCTTACATTTGGTAGATACAAATTATATTTGGACGAATTGAATTTTAAAAAAATTGTTCTTACCTATCTGCCGGCTATTAATCATATAGAAAATATTTATAAAAACAATATAATGTCGCGTTGCAAAGAAATCGATTTTGAAATTTCAATTGATGAAACTACTTTTCCTACTTCGCCGGAAGCTCATTTCTTTGTAGCTGCGGAACTTGAACGACGCGATATAAAAGTAACAAGTATAGCTCCTCGCTTTATTGGGGAATTTCAAAAGGGAATTGATTATATTGGCGATATTAGTAAATTTGAGAAACAATTTATGATACATGCCGCCATTGCTGCCTTTTTTGGATATAAATTAAGCATTCATTCCGGTAGTGATAAATTTAAGGTTTTTCCTATTATTGGAAAATATACGAGAGAAAGGTTGCATCTCAAGACGGCAGGTACGAGCTGGCTTGAGGCATTGAAAGTAGTTGCTAGGTACCAACCCCAACTTTTATGTGCTATGTATAGGCATGCTCTTATGCATGTAGATAAAGCAAGAAGTTATTATCAAGTTGGCATGGACATCACGAAAATGCCTGCTCCAGAGACAGTAACTGAAGATAATGTTAAGAGCATTTTGAGACAAGACGATACCAGGCAATTAATGCATATAACTTATGGATTTTTTCTCCATCCAGAAGCAGGTGTATTTAGAGAAAAAATATATTCATTGCTAAAAAACAATGAAGAGGCTTACTTAGATATATTAAAAAAACATTTCAGTAAGCATATTGAGTTAATCAATATGGGGCAATCCTCTAAGGGGGGGATGCGTTGA
- a CDS encoding IclR family transcriptional regulator, producing the protein MSQIEGHVQSLEKALKILEALAAAGEGIGLSELSRRLNLNKSTVYRMLSTLKAYGYVDQEEATEKYVLGLKILDLSGSLLGRLDVRAIAHPYLKELADATQEVAHMVIRDGAEAVYIDKVEGNRTIRMHSQIGRRVALHSTAVGKAILAFLPEQEVVKIAIDRGLPRFTPRTITTIVDLQAELARVREQGYAVDDGENEEGIRCVGAPIFDHSGQVVAALSVSGLTISVTPERVPELGKMVGHAGQEISRQLGYKPATAKR; encoded by the coding sequence TTGTCCCAAATTGAAGGTCATGTCCAGTCGCTGGAGAAGGCCCTCAAAATATTAGAAGCTCTGGCGGCGGCCGGAGAGGGAATCGGTTTAAGCGAGCTCAGCCGCCGGCTGAACCTGAATAAAAGCACCGTTTACCGCATGCTTTCCACTTTAAAGGCGTACGGTTACGTTGACCAGGAGGAGGCCACGGAAAAATATGTCCTCGGCTTGAAAATCCTGGATCTAAGTGGCAGCCTGTTAGGAAGGCTTGATGTCCGGGCCATTGCTCACCCCTACCTCAAGGAACTGGCTGACGCAACTCAGGAAGTAGCCCATATGGTTATCAGGGATGGTGCTGAAGCTGTTTATATTGACAAGGTTGAGGGTAATCGCACCATTCGCATGCACTCCCAGATTGGGCGCCGGGTGGCTCTGCATTCTACTGCTGTGGGTAAGGCCATCCTTGCCTTCCTGCCGGAGCAAGAGGTAGTAAAGATTGCCATTGACAGGGGTTTGCCCCGCTTTACACCGCGAACCATTACTACTATAGTAGATTTACAGGCCGAACTGGCCCGTGTAAGGGAACAGGGATATGCAGTGGACGATGGCGAAAATGAAGAAGGGATTCGTTGTGTCGGGGCACCAATCTTTGATCATAGCGGCCAGGTAGTGGCTGCTTTAAGCGTTTCCGGCCTAACTATAAGCGTTACACCGGAAAGGGTACCAGAGTTGGGAAAAATGGTCGGCCACGCTGGGCAGGAGATATCCCGGCAACTGGGTTATAAACCGGCGACCGCGAAGCGCTAG
- a CDS encoding glycosyltransferase family 39 protein: protein MLWFSLATLALITGSGLMAARMELKTKVDGWLAIGVLTMAGQVLILLLAGVSLRQLNLVTVFLLALGWAGLGLLVRSRGKNKTESPFLRAGEETGISGDILDAGSISAGRTAVTRATGPGRRGVAENHPVEPVEPEDIFTDHLLRVTGVILACSLVALVVGWIYLPPFAWDEIWYHLTPMAAWFKQGAITRLPEALLWQHYDPSRVTPKELALDLSVAFNWANVYPLNTELNALWIMVLTGNDLLVDATQFPYVLTGALATYGLSRAGDARRKTSVLAGMLFLLTPMVLIHLRVAYVDAAFGSMVAASLYLFLRWQGERNSGYALILGLALGLMMGMKSTGVAFAAILVLAILSSGFWQYRCGLFRKRALGLQVTIILLALLATGSFWYLRTWWFYGNPIYPVQLKVLGWSLTGLGSVSQLFMTANTPEAYRGRNMILNILTSWLELGNESYNYYSRTRGLGPVWAALALPALLPFTVAAWRRRRAPVLWMVGLTLLFLIVQPAAWWPRYVLYIVPVGLAALAWVYERLEIRLKTAVAGILILNLVVATGLTLVETLDKLPAAMLLPPAQRTFGELYFSDYAWVDRVPPSRIGYTPMAWIYPLYGGLKNQVELVDGNSAASWREAIIRQRDEYVVTNPQYGAYDAWARSSPDLLVPLQKGEMLNVYKVCQGPGT, encoded by the coding sequence ATGTTGTGGTTTTCCCTGGCCACCCTGGCCCTTATTACCGGGTCAGGGCTTATGGCGGCCCGGATGGAACTAAAGACGAAGGTCGATGGCTGGCTGGCCATCGGCGTGCTGACCATGGCCGGGCAGGTGTTGATTCTCCTGCTGGCGGGGGTATCATTGCGGCAGCTCAACCTGGTGACAGTGTTCCTCCTGGCCCTGGGCTGGGCCGGCCTGGGGTTGCTGGTCCGGAGCCGGGGGAAGAATAAAACAGAGTCCCCCTTTTTACGTGCCGGCGAAGAAACCGGTATATCCGGGGATATTTTAGATGCCGGGAGTATCTCCGCTGGAAGAACCGCGGTAACCCGGGCAACCGGCCCCGGCAGGAGAGGGGTTGCCGAGAACCACCCGGTAGAACCGGTAGAACCGGAGGATATTTTTACCGACCATCTCCTCAGGGTAACCGGCGTTATCCTGGCCTGCAGCCTGGTGGCCCTGGTCGTGGGGTGGATTTATCTTCCTCCCTTTGCCTGGGATGAGATCTGGTACCACCTGACCCCCATGGCCGCATGGTTCAAGCAGGGGGCCATTACCCGGCTGCCGGAGGCTCTCCTCTGGCAGCACTACGATCCCAGCCGGGTAACTCCCAAAGAGTTGGCCCTGGATCTTAGTGTGGCCTTTAACTGGGCCAATGTTTATCCCCTTAACACCGAACTCAATGCCCTGTGGATTATGGTCCTGACGGGTAACGACCTCCTGGTCGATGCCACCCAGTTCCCCTATGTTCTAACCGGCGCCTTGGCCACCTATGGTCTGAGCAGGGCGGGGGACGCCCGCCGGAAGACCTCGGTGCTGGCTGGCATGCTCTTCCTGTTGACCCCTATGGTCCTGATCCACCTGCGGGTGGCCTATGTCGACGCCGCCTTCGGGTCCATGGTCGCCGCCTCCCTCTACCTGTTTTTGCGGTGGCAGGGGGAACGCAACTCCGGTTACGCCCTGATCCTGGGACTGGCCTTAGGGCTAATGATGGGTATGAAGTCTACGGGGGTCGCCTTTGCCGCCATCCTGGTCCTGGCCATCCTGAGTTCCGGTTTTTGGCAATACCGGTGCGGGTTATTTAGGAAAAGGGCCCTGGGACTGCAGGTAACGATCATTCTCCTGGCCCTGCTGGCCACCGGTTCTTTCTGGTACCTGCGTACCTGGTGGTTTTACGGCAACCCCATTTACCCCGTCCAGCTAAAGGTGCTTGGCTGGAGCCTTACGGGCCTGGGGAGTGTTTCCCAGCTTTTTATGACCGCCAATACCCCGGAGGCCTACCGCGGTCGCAATATGATCCTCAATATCCTGACCTCCTGGTTGGAACTGGGCAACGAATCCTATAACTATTACTCCCGCACCCGCGGCTTAGGGCCGGTCTGGGCGGCCCTGGCCCTGCCGGCCCTTCTACCCTTTACAGTGGCGGCCTGGCGGCGCCGCCGGGCCCCGGTCCTCTGGATGGTCGGCCTGACCCTGCTCTTTTTAATCGTGCAACCGGCCGCCTGGTGGCCGCGCTACGTCCTTTACATAGTACCGGTGGGGTTGGCGGCCCTGGCCTGGGTTTATGAGCGCCTCGAAATCAGGTTGAAAACGGCAGTGGCCGGCATCCTAATCTTGAACCTGGTGGTGGCCACCGGTTTAACCCTGGTAGAAACCCTGGACAAGTTGCCCGCCGCCATGCTGTTGCCTCCCGCGCAGCGGACCTTCGGGGAATTATACTTTAGCGATTATGCCTGGGTGGACCGGGTGCCCCCCAGCCGCATCGGGTATACCCCTATGGCCTGGATCTACCCCCTTTATGGCGGCCTCAAGAATCAGGTGGAGCTGGTCGATGGCAACTCGGCGGCTTCCTGGCGGGAAGCCATCATCAGGCAAAGGGATGAGTATGTTGTTACCAATCCCCAGTACGGCGCCTATGATGCCTGGGCGCGTTCGTCACCGGATTTACTGGTACCTTTGCAGAAAGGAGAGATGCTTAATGTCTACAAGGTATGTCAGGGGCCGGGAACATGA
- a CDS encoding sugar kinase, which yields MAKVITFGEIMLRLSTPEYQRFVQAESFNVTYGGGEANVACSLANYGAGAAFVTKVPANPLGQAAINHLRRYGVDTSHILQGGERLGIYFLETGASQRPSKVVYDRKYTSIAGVQPGEFDWARIFSGGSWFHFTGITPALGENVATVTLEAARKAKEMGLTVSCDLNYRKNLWTPEQARATMTKLMTYVDVAIGNEEDAEKVFGIRAAASDVTKGEINEEGYRQVARELLNRFNLQKVAITLRESFSAFDNGWSALLYDGQEFYRSRRYQIHIVDRVGGGDAFAGGLIYALTEGFTPAEALEFAVAASCLKHTIPGDFNHVTREEVLNLMRGDASGRVQR from the coding sequence ATGGCCAAGGTTATTACCTTTGGAGAAATCATGTTGCGTTTATCGACGCCGGAGTACCAGCGTTTTGTTCAAGCAGAATCCTTTAACGTTACTTACGGGGGCGGTGAGGCCAACGTCGCCTGTTCCCTGGCCAATTATGGTGCCGGGGCCGCTTTCGTCACCAAAGTCCCGGCCAACCCTTTGGGCCAGGCAGCTATCAACCACCTGCGCCGTTATGGCGTGGATACCAGCCATATCCTCCAGGGGGGCGAACGCCTGGGGATCTATTTCCTGGAAACCGGGGCCTCCCAGCGACCTTCAAAAGTTGTTTATGACCGTAAGTACACCAGTATCGCCGGGGTACAGCCGGGTGAATTTGACTGGGCCAGGATTTTTTCCGGAGGCTCCTGGTTTCACTTTACCGGCATTACCCCCGCCCTGGGAGAAAATGTAGCCACCGTCACCCTGGAAGCTGCCCGGAAGGCGAAAGAAATGGGCCTCACAGTCAGCTGTGACCTTAACTACCGCAAGAACCTCTGGACTCCCGAGCAGGCTAGGGCGACCATGACGAAATTAATGACTTATGTAGACGTAGCCATCGGCAACGAAGAAGACGCGGAGAAGGTTTTCGGCATTAGAGCGGCTGCTTCCGATGTTACCAAAGGGGAGATCAACGAAGAAGGTTACCGCCAGGTGGCCCGGGAGTTATTAAACCGCTTTAACCTGCAAAAAGTAGCCATCACCCTGCGGGAGAGTTTTTCAGCCTTTGATAACGGCTGGTCGGCCCTCCTCTATGACGGCCAGGAGTTTTACCGCTCGCGCCGTTACCAGATCCACATTGTGGACCGGGTCGGCGGCGGTGACGCCTTCGCCGGCGGCTTAATCTACGCCCTCACCGAAGGGTTTACCCCGGCTGAGGCCCTGGAATTTGCCGTGGCCGCTTCCTGCCTGAAGCATACCATTCCCGGCGATTTTAACCATGTCACCCGCGAAGAAGTTTTAAACCTCATGCGCGGCGACGCCTCCGGCAGGGTACAGCGGTAA